From one Chanodichthys erythropterus isolate Z2021 chromosome 3, ASM2448905v1, whole genome shotgun sequence genomic stretch:
- the rcvrna gene encoding recoverin a: MGNTKSGALSKEILDDLKMNTKYSEEELCTWYASFLKECPTGRITKEQFEGIYASFFPDADPTAYARHVFRSFDTNADGTLDFKEYIVALHLTSSGKTTRKLEWAFALYDVDGNGTISKNEVQEIVRSIFNMIPEEDQKNLPEDEDTPEKRADKIWTFFGKKDEDKIEEGEFIQGVMENKDILRLIQFDEPKKIQDKLKEKKH; the protein is encoded by the exons ATGGGGAACACCAAGAGCGGTGCTTTGTCCAAAGAGATTCTGGATGATCTGAAGATGAACACCAAATACAGTGAGGAAGAGCTCTGCACGTGGTATGCCAGCTTCCTCAAAGAGTGTCCCACCGGACGCATCACCAAGGAACAGTTCGAGGGCATCTACGCCAGTTTCTTTCCAGATGCCGATCCTACTGCCTATGCTAGGCATGTCTTCCGCAGCTTTGACACCAACGCCGATGGGACCTTGGACTTTAAGGAGTACATTGTGGCACTGCACCTTACCTCGTCAGGCAAGACCACGCGCAAACTTGAATGGGCGTTCGCTCTGTACGACGTAGACGGCAATGGGACCATCAGTAAAAACGAGGTGCAGGAGATTGTTCGG TCAATATTCAACATGATTCCGGAGGAAGATCAGAAAAACCTTCCGGAAGATGAGGACACACCAGAAAAGCGAGCAGACAAAATTTGGAccttttttggaaagaaagacGAAG ATAAGATTGAAGAGGGGGAGTTCATTCAGGGTGTCATGGAAAACAAAGACATCTTGAGGTTGATACAGTTCGACGAGCCAAAGAAGATTCAGGACAAACTCAAGGAAAAGAAGCATTAA